A region from the Malus domestica chromosome 07, GDT2T_hap1 genome encodes:
- the LOC103438590 gene encoding probable protein arginine N-methyltransferase 3, with amino-acid sequence MAKNGSEYEPTFTDDDDEESEELQEWNDWNAEPEEEDEEEEEGSDLLCLFCDTRYSSCDDLFDHCTSTHRFDFQAVRRALGLNFYGSFKLINFVRSQVAENRCWSCGLTCHSNQDLQNHLHETVNFKDITPGWDSDEYLKPFLQDDSVLYSFGEDEEGEDDYAAAVDKDELMSDLRQFEEICIDHDIHVPKIAIDYDTSNESGKNVASSSNSHLNNVNSPGKVAINGLDSGEHVGSADRKKKEQLLRAYIPNHGSKDIKNVNNDYFGAYSSFGIHREMLSDKVRMDAYGQAILKNPSLLKSAVVMDVGCGTGILSLFAAQAGASKVIAIEASEKMASVATRIAKDNGLLSSKSPGESTNHGTGVVEVVQGMVEELDKSILIEPHSVDVLLSEWMGYCLLYEAMLSSVLYARDRWLKPGGAMLPDTATIFVAGFGKGATSLPFWENVYGFNMSSVGKELVEGAAQIPIVDTVDGHGLVTNAAVLQSFDLVTMKPDEVDFTASVELEPNFSSAASSLTDLESETTWCFGVVLWFETGFTSRFCKETPAVLSTSPYTPKTHWQQTILTFKEPIAVTSGKSNVDGSAAVGTEACPAARIHLRISIARASHHRDIDISLEAAGVDPHGRKRNWPVQIFNLG; translated from the exons ATGGCGAAGAACGGCTCCGAATACGAACCCACATTCACAGACGACGACGACGAAGAATCCGAAGAGCTCCAAGAGTGGAACGATTGGAATGCAGaaccagaagaagaagacgaagaagaagaagagggctCAGACTTGCTGTGCTTGTTCTGCGACACCAGGTACAGCTCGTGCGACGACCTCTTCGACCACTGCACTTCGACCCATCGTTTCGACTTTCAGGCCGTTCGGAGAGCGCTGGGTCTGAATTTCTACGGCTCCTTCAAGCTCATTAACTTCGTTCGCTCTCAG GTTGCTGAAAACAGATGTTGGAGTTGCGGGCTGACCTGTCATTCCAACCAAGATCTACAGAATCATTTACATGAAACAGTCAATTTCAAAGACATTACACCTGGATGGGATAGTGACGAGTATCTAAAACCTTTCTTGCAAGATGATTCGGTCTTGTATAGCTTtggtgaagatgaagaaggtgAAGATGACTATGCTGCAGCAGTTGACAAGGACGAACTTATGAGTGATTTGAGGCAGTTTGAAGAGATCTGCATAGATCATGATATTCATGTGCCAAAGATTGCTATTGATTATGATACCTCTAATGAAAGTGGGAAAAATGTTGCTTCATCATCCAATAGCCACTTGAATAATGTGAATTCTCCTGGAAAGGTGGCCATCAATGGTTTGGATTCAGGAGAACATGTTGGGTCAGCtgatagaaagaaaaaagaacagCTTTTAAGAGCGTATATTCCAAATCATGGTTCAAAGGATATCAAGAATGTTAACAATGACTACTTTGGCGCTTACAGTTCATTTGGCATTCACAGAGAGATGCTCAGTGATAAG GTAAGAATGGATGCTTATGGACAAGCTATTTTAAAGAACCCCTCTCTCTTGAAGAGTGCAGTGGTGATGGATGTAGGTTGTGGCACAGGTATACTAAG TCTCTTTGCAGCCCAAgcaggtgcttcaaaggtaatTGCAATTGAAGCCAGTGAGAAAATGGCTTCCGTGGCAACTCGG ATCGCAAAAGATAATGGTCTTTTGTCTAGTAAGAGCCCTGGTGAAAGTACTAACCATGGCACTGGGGTAGTAGAAGTGGTTCAAGGTATGGTTGAGGAGCTTGATAAATCCATACTAATTGAACCTCATAGTGTTGATGTATTACTGAGTGAATGGATGGGGTACTGCCTACTTTATGAGGCAATGCTCAGTTCAGTGCTTTATGCACGGGATCGGTGGTTAAAACCTGGAGGTGCCATGCTTCCTGATACAGCAACTATT TTTGTTGCAGGATTTGGAAAAGGAGCCACCAGTCTTCCATTTTGGGAAAATGTGTATGGTTTCAACATGTCTTCTGTTGGCAAGGAGCTTGTTGAAGGTGCAGCACAAATCCCTATTGTAGATACGGTGGATGGTCATGGTTTAGTGACCAATGCTGCTGTTCTCCAG AGCTTTGACTTGGTGACAATGAAGCCTGATGAAGTCGATTTTACTGCAAGTGTTGAGTTGGAACCAAACTTCAGCAGTGCAGCTAGCAGCTTAACTGATTTGGAATCTGAAACAACCTGGTGTTTTGGAGTTGTCTTGTGGTTTGAGACTGGTTTTACCAGCAGGTTCTGCAAAGAAACGCCGGCTGTTTTGTCAACATCCCCATATACTCCCAAAACGCACTGGCAGCAAACAATTTTGACATTTAAGGAACCAATTGCTGTGACATCAGGAAAATCTAACGTGGACGGATCAGCAGCAGTTGGCACTGAAGCTTGTCCGGCTGCAAGGATTCATCTGCGAATAAGCATTGCTCGTGCTTCCCATCATCGTGACATTGACATTTCCTTGGAAGCTGCTGGAGTTGATCCTCATGGTCGGAAGCGTAATTGGCctgttcaaatttttaatcttggtTAG
- the LOC103438597 gene encoding transcription termination factor MTERF15, mitochondrial-like, whose protein sequence is MISLCNLKSLRLGFSIFSSTCASKDLKPSHFPLQIQLLCRNFSSEISQNHHGFTVSYLINSCGLSPENAISASKTIKLQSPERADSVLALLGSHGFSQTQISKLVRSRPRFLLADPDQTLLPKLEFFSSIGVSREDVARIVAYSPNLLVLSLRKRTVPTYEFLRSMLSEKNAASVVKRGTWIFLEGHSKNVEPNIGILRESGMPQSCISLLLARFPRELMWKTEKFGEVVDVVKQMGFNLEKSTSAVAISTLCGHNGKSRWDQNLEAYKRWGWSEDDVLSAFRRFPQCMTKSEKKIAQVMELLVNKMGWPSRMIAKYPVVMGLSLEKRIIPRCKVVKVLLLKGLVNIENLSLGFVLKPVEKKFLKSFVTRYLHQVPQIASVYHGNVDIQDV, encoded by the coding sequence ATGATTTCGCTCTGCAATTTGAAGAGCCTTCGATTGgggttttcaatattttcttctaCATGTGCTTCCAAAGATCTAAAACCCTCACATTTCCCTCTTCAAATTCAGCTACTCTGCAGAAATTTCAGCTCAGAAATCTCACAAAACCACCATGGCTTCACAGTCAGTTATCTCATAAACTCATGTGGGTTGTCCCCAGAAAATGCAATTTCCGCCTCCAAGACGATCAAGTTGCAGTCCCCAGAAAGAGCAGACTCCGTATTGGCCCTTCTGGGAAGCCATGGATTCTCCCAAACCCAGATCTCGAAGCTCGTCAGGTCACGCCCACGGTTCCTTTTAGCCGATCCTGATCAAACCCTTTTGCCAAAGCTCGAGTttttcagctccattggagttTCGAGAGAGGACGTTGCCAGAATTGTGGCTTATAGCCCAAATCTTTTGGTGTTGAGCTTGCGGAAACGGACTGTACCCACTTACGAGTTTCTGAGGAGTATGCTTTCGGAGAAAAATGCGGCTTCTGTTGTCAAGCGCGGTACCTGGATTTTCTTGGAAGGACACTCGAAGAATGTGGAGCCGAACATTGGGATTTTGAGAGAATCAGGTATGCCACAGTCATGCATTTCTCTGTTGCTTGCTAGATTTCCCCGTGAATTGATGTGGAAGACTGAAAAGTTTGGAGAAGTTGTGGATGTGGTTAAGCAAATGGGTTTTAATCTTGAAAAATCTACTTCAGCTGTTGCAATAAGCACATTGTGTGGGCACAACGGTAAGTCGAGATGGgatcaaaaccttgaagcttatAAGAGGTGGGGTTGGTCTGAGGATGATGTTCTCTCCGCTTTCAGGAGGTTCCCGCAGTGTATGACTAAGTCGGAGAAGAAAATAGCGCAAGTAATGGAATTGTTAGTCAACAAGATGGGGTGGCCGTCAAGAATGATTGCCAAGTACCCGGTGGTCATGGGTTTGAGTTTGGAGAAGAGAATCATCCCGAGGTGCAAAGTTGTAAAAGTTTTGCTGTTGAAGGGATTGGTAAATATTGAAAACTTGAGTTTGGGTTTCGTGTTAAAACCTGTGGAAAAGAAGTTCTTGAAGAGTTTTGTGACCAGATATCTCCACCAAGTACCTCAAATTGCGAGTGTGTATCATGGAAATGTTGATATCCAGGATGTGTGA
- the LOC103438596 gene encoding low affinity inorganic phosphate transporter 1-like produces MARDQQAAVLNALDVAKTQWYHFTAIIIAGMGFFTDAYDLFSISFVTKLLGRIYYTKQGAEKPGTLPPNVSAAVNGVALCGTLAGQLCFGWLGDKLGRKRVYGITLILMVLGCIASGLSFGSKPEGVMATLCFFRFWLGFGIGGDYPLSATIMSEYANKKTRGAFIAAVFAMQGFGILSAGIVSIIVSSAFDHAYKAPPYSVDPNASLVPQADYVWRIVLMFGAVPAALTYFWRMKMPETARYTALVANNAKQAASDMSKVLQVNLESEDVQIMEDPDSKAFGLFTKEFARRHGLHLLGTTTTWFLFDIAYYSQNLFQKDVFSAIGWLPAAETMNAIEELYRISRAQTLIALCSLVPGYWFTVAFIDRIGRFPIQLMGFFFMTVFMFALAIPYHHWTLKPNRIGFVVLYSLTFFFSNFGPNATTFVVPAEIFPARLRSTCHGISAAAGKAGAIVGAFGFLYAAQSTNPAETDAGYPPGIGMKNSLIMLGVINFFGMLFTLLVPEANGKSLEEMSGETEE; encoded by the coding sequence ATGGCTAGGGATCAACAAGCTGCAGTGCTTAATGCACTTGATGTTGCCAAGACGCAGTGGTACCATTTCACAGCAATCATCATAGCTGGAATGGGATTTTTCACAGATGCCTATGATCTCTTCTCCATCTCCTTCGTCACCAAGCTCCTCGGTCGTATCTACTACACCAAACAAGGCGCAGAGAAGCCCGGCACGCTGCCTCCTAACGTGTCCGCAGCTGTTAACGGTGTCGCCCTATGCGGCACTTTAGCCGGACAACTCTGCTTTGGCTGGCTTGGTGACAAGTTAGGCCGAAAAAGAGTTTATGGTATAACTCTCATTCTGATGGTGTTGGGCTGTATTGCATCGGGGCTCTCTTTTGGGTCTAAGCCGGAAGGTGTTATGGCAACGCTTTGTTTCTTTAGATTTTGGCTTGGTTTTGGCATTGGTGGCGACTATCCCCTTTCAGCTACGATCATGTCCGAATACGCTAACAAAAAGACTCGCGGGGCTTTCATAGCTGCTGTGTTTGCCATGCAGGGATTTGGGATTCTGTCAGCTGGGATTGTCTCTATAATTGTTTCGAGCGCATTTGATCACGCATACAAGGCACCCCCTTACTCAGTCGATCCAAATGCTTCtcttgttcctcaggcagattaTGTTTGGCGTATCGTTTTGATGTTTGGAGCTGTCCCTGCTGCTCTTACTTATTTCTGGCGAATGAAAATGCCTGAGACAGCTCGGTACACTGCCCTTGTGGCCAATAACGCAAAACAAGCCGCATCGGATATGTCCAAGGTTCTACAAGTTAATCTCGAATCAGAAGACGTTCAAATCATGGAAGATCCAGATAGTAAAGCATTTGGCTTGTTCACGAAGGAGTTTGCTCGCCGACATGGGCTTCACCTCCTTGGTACCACCACTACTTGGTTCTTATTTGACATTGCGTACTACAGCCAAAACCTTTTCCAAAAGGACGTATTCAGTGCAATCGGGTGGCTTCCAGCAGCAGAAACCATGAACGCCATTGAAGAGCTCTATAGAATTTCAAGGGCACAAACACTAATAGCATTGTGCAGTCTTGTTCCAGGGTACTGGTTTACGGTGGCCTTCATCGATCGTATTGGAAGGTTTCCGATCCAACTAATGGGTTTCTTTTTCATGACAGTGTTCATGTTTGCCCTTGCAATTCCTTACCATCACTGGACTTTGAAACCGAACAGAATAGGGTTCGTGGTATTGTACTCCCTTAcgtttttcttctccaatttcGGACCCAATGCCACTACCTTCGTTGTGCCAGCAGAAATCTTCCCAGCAAGGTTGAGGTCTACTTGTCATGGAATATCAGCTGCAGCAGGAAAGGCCGGAGCTATAGTAGGCGCCTTCGGGTTCTTATACGCTGCACAAAGCACGAACCCGGCCGAGACAGACGCAGGGTACCCGCCTGGTATTGGTATGAAGAATTCTCTTATTATGCTTGGCGTCATCAACTTCTTCGGCATGCTGTTTACACTGTTAGTGCCTGAAGCAAATGGAAAATCACTCGAGGAGATGAGTGGTGAGACTGAGGAGTAA